The DNA sequence attcaaaacagaaacatgttgaACAACCTGCATAGGGCGGCAAACATACTAAAAAAAGAACCACTATAAATACACCACCTACACAGTCAGTTAACAAACATCACACCTGTGGGCTGGAAAGTACAGACTATGTAGGGATAAAACAGCTCAAAAcaaccctgttttttttttttttttaacttttctgtaGGAATTGAACATTAAAAAGTtataatttttcacatttcttgaTTAAACGAAACCTGATTATAAGTTGCCAATTTGTTTTCTCGTATTGGGGTTCATGAAGTGGAATCCACACACGACATCTCAAGGATGTTCTGTTcatgacatgaaaaaaagtcaATGCTCTTTCACTGCACATACTATTCAgagaatataaaaataaaatttttaaatataaactcAGACTAAAGCGATAATAACCACATATCAGCAGCTTGGATTTACAGTTGTATGGTGTTATTATCTAATACTTGGCGCACTGTTGCTAAGTTACGTGGCATTCTGGCCATGAATGTAAATAACAACCAATGATGATACATACAGTGTTATGGCAGCAATAATAATACATACATATTGGACAATGTCAGCACACAGTATCTCTGTATTATTTGTTTTGGGTTgataaattaaaaggaaaattgtCATCAGTTATTGTTGAATTTGTGTCATTAAGTCTATATAAATATTCATTTCCAGCTTCAGTTCCACATAGATGCTCTGTGTTGGAGAAACACAAGCCACTCTGGTTATTTTCAGCTCTAAAGCCAAGGGAAAACTACATTAGTAGTCGCAACAATGCAGGTAATAAGCATTACTAAGATAAGCAACTATGATACAACCAAACTACTTCACACTAACAATAACTGGAATTTGATAGCCAAGGAACACAGATGTCAGAATTCCTCCAAGATGCCATTCATTTTCAAACACTAAAGGTCACATAACAGTCTATGAGTTAGAGTTTAACAGTCATCAGACGCCTACTGAAATACTCACAACCTCGACTGAGGAGAGCATCACACACCATGTTGAGTAAGGTGCACGTGGACGCCTTAACAGTCATAGATCGCTGAAGAAAGCTATCAGAGAGTATAACAGTTCTTGTCAGTATCTATTGAATATAATTTTAGAAATCTGCTTTGCTTATCTTCAGTAGCTTAAAAGTTAGATAACAAAGTCACTCACAAAAAGTGTAATGTGTAatatcaatttaaaaaacacacagtaatgaaTAAGAgtaaagtgattagattttcttCTGTAAAATGACATTGCATTGTCTCACAAGTTTTGTTGAGTGTCACTGTGTTCCAGTTAGTTAGAGAGCTGCCCTGCTGGCCACAGTAACCATCACAGTTTGAGTAGTGTGTGATGactaaatataatatgcattgTTTCACAAGTGTGCAACTCTTTTAAGATACATCACAAAGACCACTACAGTCACTGTAATCATTTGAATAGATATATCAAAGCCATTATATACAAAGAGACTCAACAGTTATCCTTAAtgctttttgtcagtttgagGCGTTCAGATTATGGGTCCAGACTTAGTAGAGCCAAAGCAGGCTGGCTCAGATTCTCACGGCTTAACAGCAGCATTGCCTGGTAGCTAAACATCcacagcaaagaaaataaactcTGCGATTGGACGGTCAAATTGAAAAGTTTAACTATACCATACATTCGCTACGCTATGTGCGACCCCACTCACAGAGCAAATGTACAGCAGCTAAAGCCACAATGCTGCAAGTTACACCACCTTATTCCATGGCAACCATGTTGATGATTTGACAGCAACTGCTCAGCAGCTCCCGCTGTGCGCCTCAGTCGGCCTTGTCCTCGCCATTCTTGGCCCACCCTCGGCTCATAGCTGCTACCACGATGCTGTACATGTTGAGCCAGGCTTGACGCAGCGCTGCTGTGTAGGCCTGGCCCAGACTGCACTGCAGCATGTAGAGAAGGGACTCACCCACCACCTGCAGGAGtgacaacaaacagaacatacacacagaaaaaatatattttcacacagGTCATTCACTTGTGAAGTCACTTTTTGAGAGTTTCACTATGAAGTGTTGGTCCTACAGCAAATGACTGTGTGTTGACTCCCACTGCCTGATGCTTCCTCCCGAGGTTGAGCAGAAAGTCCTCCAAGGAGTGAAGGTCGTCCAGGTGGCTGACTGCTGCATCGATCACAAGCATCACCTGGGATCAGGGGCACAGACACGAACAGAGTGTTAAAAAGCTGTGCGCAAGTAAAGCTGCAAATGTGTGTATACTTGTAGTGGTCACTGTGGCGAATGGAGCTCACCTTGGTGACATGGTCCAGGAACTCAGGGCTGGAGAGGCA is a window from the Amphiprion ocellaris isolate individual 3 ecotype Okinawa chromosome 20, ASM2253959v1, whole genome shotgun sequence genome containing:
- the ngb gene encoding neuroglobin; the encoded protein is MEKLSGKDKELIRGSWESLGKNKVPHGVIMFSRLFELDPALLSLFHYSTNCGSTQDCLSSPEFLDHVTKVMLVIDAAVSHLDDLHSLEDFLLNLGRKHQAVGVNTQSFAVVGESLLYMLQCSLGQAYTAALRQAWLNMYSIVVAAMSRGWAKNGEDKAD